Proteins encoded within one genomic window of Gallus gallus isolate bGalGal1 chromosome 1, bGalGal1.mat.broiler.GRCg7b, whole genome shotgun sequence:
- the PHF11 gene encoding PHD finger protein 11 isoform X1, translating into MAKMVRRTCAFCSDGEAASIMYVAKEQNIAAHQNCLLFSSGFVESEEYNPENLDLRFDVESVLNELKRGKRLVCNFCRKKGATVGCEERACRRSYHYFCALCDDAAIETDEVNGVYRVFCSKHDPGNRTNHYDAANKRKRHTSKSSTIMEQMRAEETAEENRLRILRRKSSRHKVRIDFLRKCKQAGLLDDIFEEMLDTLHLAQEKLMDDNTSETEYEETVISLFDCGLFENILTNIHSGTEEKIQELLESKKRLDNQIELLQELKEVSLPSQESAASTSSTVSE; encoded by the exons ATGGCGAAAATGGTGAGAAGGACGTGTGCGTTCTGTTCAGATGGGGAGGCTGCTTCTATAATGTACGTTGCCAAAGAGCAAAATATTGCAGCTCATCAGAATTGTTTG TTATTTTCCTCTGGATTTGTGGAATCTGAAGAGTATAACCCTGAAAATCTAGATCTAAGGTTTGATGTGGAATCCGTGTTGAATGAACTCAAGAGAGGAAAGCGTCTG GTGTGCAACTTCTGTCGCAAGAAAGGAGCCACAGTGGGATGTGAGGAGAGAGCCTGCCGCAGGAGCTACCACTACTTCTGTGCCCTGTGCGATGATGCGGCCATAGAAACAGATGAAGTAAATGGAGTCTACCG AGTGTTCTGCTCAAAACATGACCCAGGGAACAGGACCAATCACTACG ATGCAGCTAATAAGAGGAAAAGACACACATCAAAATCTTCCACCATCATGGAACAAATG AGGGCAGAAGAGAcggcagaagaaaacagattacGAATActaagaaggaaaagcagcagacaCAAAG TCCGAATCGACTTTCTCAGGAAATGCAAACAAGCTGGGCTTCTGGATGACATATTTGAAGAGATGCTGGACACCCTTCACTTGGCACAGGAAAAGCTGATGGATGACAACACTTCAGAGACAG AGTATGAAGAGACAGTAATATCACTCTTTGACTGTGGACTGTTTGAAAACATACTGACAAATATTCATTCAG ggacagaggagaaaatccaggaactgctggaaagcaagaaaagactGGATAACCAAATCGAGCTCCTGCAGGAGTTAAAAGAAGTTTCCCTCCCTTCCCAAGAGAGTGCTGCCAGTACGTCCAGTACAGTGTCTGAATAA